One Mugil cephalus isolate CIBA_MC_2020 chromosome 10, CIBA_Mcephalus_1.1, whole genome shotgun sequence genomic window carries:
- the ehf gene encoding ETS homologous factor → MSVSTSTTLDSQLTPSWVPTNSYPDVSLLMPGYTSRLWPHDSHPQFWSKYQVWEWLQQVMDMHQIDASSIPFQNFDIDGHQLCSLNYQDFVRAAGSVGPILYHSITELKWGGQCHVEIGQLELKPELDYSCPFPDASYPPGEIYDPPPHTLAPAVSPTPSSPDIKRSFSRPHPAKKHNPRGTHLWEFIRDILLNPDRNPGLIKWEDRTEGVFRFLKSEAVAQLWGKKKNNSSMTYEKLSRAMRYYYKREILERVDGRRLVYKFGRNARGWRESEK, encoded by the exons ATGAGTGTATCTACATCCACCACCTTGGACAGCCAGCTGACCCCTTCCTGGGTTCCTACTAACTCCTACCCCGATG TTTCGCTGCTGATGCCCGGTTACACAAGTCGCCTGTGGCCTCATGACTCTCACCCTCAGTTCTGGAGCAAGTACCAGGTGTGGGAGTGGCTGCAGCAGGTCATGGACATGCACCAGATCGATGCCTCCAGCATTCCCTTCCAGAACTTCGACATAGACGGCCATCAGCTCTGCAGCCTGAACTACCAGGACTTCGTCCGTGCTGCCGGCAGCGTCGGACCCATTCTCTATCACAGCATCACGGAGCTCAAGTGGGGCG GGCAGTGCCATGTGGAAATAGGACAACTGGAACTCAAACCGGAAT TAGACTATTCCTGTCCATTTCCTGATGCCAGCTATCCACCCGGAG AAATCTATGATCCGCCGCCTCACACGCTCGCTCCCGCCGTCTCTCCCACCCCTTCTAGTCCCG ACATCAAACGGTCTTTCAGTCGTCCTCATCCGGCCAAAAAACACA ACCCCAGGGGCACTCACTTGTGGGAGTTCATCAGGGACATTCTACTGAACCCGGACAGAAACCCGGGCCTGATCAAGTGGGAGGATCGGACGGAGGGGGTTTTCCGCTTCCTGAAGTCGGAGGCCGTGGCGCAGCTATGgggcaagaagaagaataacagcagcatgacGTATGAGAAACTAAGTCGCGCCATGAG ATATTACTACAAAAGAGAAATCCTGGAGCGAGTGGACGGACGCAGGCTGGTTTACAAGTTCGGAAGGAACGCGAGGGGATGGAGAGAGTCGGAGAAGTGA